TGTCGGCGGACAGATAACGCCATTTTAACTTCAGCTATCTATCAACAGTAGTTATCAGCTCGCTTTATAAATTGAGCAATAGAAGTAACAATGAACTTTAGTATTTTTAATCAGCATTTGTACCAAGCTGACGGTTTTCAAATTTCGCCACAAACACAAATACTTCAACGTTACAAGCCATTTTAATTCAGCAGTGAAACTTCTATCAACAGCGACAATAACTTTATTCCTTTTCTCCTGTTCGACACAAAAAAATAAGTTGGACAGTAAGGTTCTGACAGAAGAATTTCACTATATCATGTGGGCTTGTGAATGTGCTAATTGGGCGACACTTGATGCAATACAAAAATATGAAGGCGACAGTCTTGCTTCACACTGCGTTTTTATAGAGCCGGCAGACTCTTCACTAATTCTTTCTGACACATTAGAGTATACAGGCGACATCGTCCAATTTACAGGACAGTATTATGTTGACAAAGGTTATCCAGACGGTTTTGTAAAAGATGAACAACAGGTTGACAAAGCCAAAGTGTTTAGATACACTTCGTATAAAATTGTAAAAAGTAATTATAGCGAAAGTATTGCAGATCAAATTGACACTGCGAAATATTTGGTTGAGAAAGGCTCGTTAAGTGGACAGCCAAAAACACTTGACGTTTCGTATGCAGCAATTATGTGTACCTGTCCTCAATGGTTTGAGACAAAATACTCCAACGACACTTTCAACATTGAGCATTTTTATCTTGAACCAGCAAGCAATAAAATACCTGCAGCAAATAAACTTTATAACGGGACAAACATTCCATTACGAATTTCTGTAACTGGACAGTTTTACTCAAAGAAAGGATATCCTGCAAACTACTTTCCTACAAAAGGCGACCCCGAGCCTGCTAAAGTTTTTCGCTATGACAAAATTAAAATAATTCAAAATGGTAGTCAGGTGTCACAAAAAAATGGATTGTAACATTGGGTTTTATGCAAGTTGGGCATGACCAGCAAACATCAATCAATTGCAATTCCCAACCTGCATGAAGCCCTGCCCGTTAACCCTAATCGAATTCTCCATCATTTCGTCCGATTGTCTATTTTTCGCTTTCGTAATAAAAATAATTTGCGTTAGATTTATCAGGGCCTTTCAATAATCAATAAGGGAATTATTGACCGGAATTCCGCAAAAGCTATACGATTGCCATGTATAAAAAGACTATCTGTACAATAGTGACTATTTGTACCATTTTACTATTAGCTGTATCCTGCTTTCGTGGTAAGGGCAGCGATGGTACTTCGATTCCAAAAACGGTCAGCTATAATTTTCATATCCGTCCCATTCTTTCCGATAAATGTTTTAAATGTCACGGCCCCGATGGTAACAAACGTGCAGCGGGTCTTCGCCTTGATATTGCTGACAGCGCCTTTGCTCCACTCAAAGAAACAAAAGGAGCGTTTGCGTTGATTGCAGGTGATCCTGAAAATTCGGAATTGTATAAACGCATCATTTCTACCGATCCTGAATACATGATGCCCGAACCGGAAGCGCATTTGGGTGCTTTAAGTGAGTATGAAATAAAGCTTTTCAAAAAATGGATCCAGCAAGGAGCCAAGTATGAATCGCATTGGGCATTTGCTTCACCAACCAAAACATCACTTCCTGAAATAAAAAGTAAAGACCGTGCAAAAAATGAGATCGATTATTTTATTCTAAGTAAACTTGAAGAACAAGGTCTCAAGCAAAATGAAGAAGCAGATAAAGAACGTTTGCTGAAACGTATTGCGCTTGATATAACAGGTTTACCACCATCAATTGAGATGATGGATAAATTTGTTAATGATAAGAGTGAGTTTGCTTATGAAAAAATGATCGATGCGTTGTTGGCCAGTCCGCAGTATGGAGAGAAAATGGCGGTGCAATGGATGGATGTTGCCCGTTATGCAGACAGCTACGGTTACCAGGATGATAATATCAGAACGCAATGGCCGTGGAGAGATTGGGTGATCCATGCCTTCAATAAGAATCTTCCTTATGATCAGTTTCTCACCTGGCAAATTGCAGGCGACATGTTACCTGAAGCCAACAAAGAGCAAATACTGGCAACAGGTTTTTTCCGTAATCATAAATACACCGAAGAAGGTGGAGTGATTCCTGAAGAATATCGTATTGAATATCTTATCGATAAAACAAAAACATTTGGTAAAGGAATACTAGGCATCACCATCGAATGTGCACAATGCCATGATCATAAGTATGATCCTTTTTCACAAAAAGATTATTATTCCTTTCTTGCATTTTTCAACAATACAAAAGAACTCGGGTTTGAAGGCGATATAAGCGTATCAAAACCTGCAAAGAATCCAATACTTACCATCAGCGAAGAAGAACGGAAAAATATTCTCTCCTTCATCAATACAAAAGATACCGGCAACCTCACTGTATCTGTTATGGGCGAAAGAGATACACTACGTAAAACATTTGTGCTGAATCGTGGCGTGTATGATCAACCAACCGAGGAAGTAAAAGCCGAAGCAATTCCCGCAGTCATGAAATTTGATACCAGCAAATTTACACGCAACAGGATCGGCCTTGCCCAATGGACAGTCAATAAAAACAATCCACTTACAGCAAGAGTTTTTGTGAATCTTATGTGGCAGGAGTTTTTTGGAAGAGGCCTGGTAAAAACTTCAGGCGATTTTGGTATGCAGGGCGAACTCCCTTCTCATCCTGAATTGCTCGACTGGCTTGCAGTTGATTTTATGGAGAACGGTTGGAATATAAAACGGTTAGTGAAACAGATACTGACCTCAGCAACTTATCGTCAATCCGCAAAAGTTTCAGAAGAGCAACTAAAAAAAGATCCGGAGAATGTTTACTTAGCAAGAGGCCCACGCATTCGTTTAAAAGCAGAGTTTGTTCGTGATCTTTATTTAGCAAGCAGTGGCTTATTGGTAAAGACAATTGGAGGCTCAAGTGTAAAACCATATCAACCAAAAGGTCTTTGGGAAGCTGCAACTTCAGGAAGGGGCGTATTAGCAGTTTACAGACAAGATCATGGTGATGATCTGTACCGCAGGGGACTTTATACATTTATTAAATTAACCGTGCCTCCACCGGGCATGGCGATGTTTGATGCAAGCAACCGTGATCAATGTGAAGTAAAACGGTTAAAAACAAATACGCCATTGCAGGCGCTGGTGATGATGAATGATCCTGCTGTACTGGAAGCATCGAGAGTACTTGCACAAAAGTTAATGCTGGATAAATCGGAAGTGAATGATAAAATAACAAAAGCTTTTCGTTTGATCATTTGCAGAAAACCATCAACAAAAGAATTGTGCATACTGGAGAATTATTACAAGGAGCAGCTGCAATTATTTCAACAGAAAAAATCAGATGCAACGATCATATTGAAAGCAGGCGAATATCCGCAGAACGAGCAGGTGGATAAAAACAAATCGGCTGCCTTGATGAAAGCGATCAATACAATCTTTAACATGGAAGAAGCAATTACAAAAACCTGATGATGGAAAAACAAATTCTTGAACATGGTCTACATCTAAACCGTCGCCGTTTTTTATCAAGACTAGGAATGGGTATTGGTGGTATGGCATTGGGCTCATTACTTGTTCCTGATATGCTTGGTGGTGATACGGAAGAAGCAATACTTGCAGGTCTGCCTCAGTTTGCGCCAAAGGCCAAACGTATTATTTATCTTTTTCAAAACGGAGCACCATCGCAATTAGATCTGTTTGATTACAAACCGATGCTGGAAAAAATGCATGGGCAGGATCTTCCTGCATCTATACGCATGGGTCAACGTTTAACAGGTATGACGGCAGACCAGGCAAAGTTTCCGTTGGCAGGAAGTTATTTTCAATTCAATCAATACGGACAGGCAAGAGCATGGATCAGTGAATTACTTCCGCACACAGCAAAAGTGGTGGATGATCTTTGTATCATCCGAAGCATGCATACCGAAGCGATCAATCATGATCCTGCATTAACTTTTTTTCAAACAGGTGCACAGGTTGGTAACCGGCCAAGTATGGGTTCATGGCTTAGCTATGGTTTGGGTAGCGAGAATAAAAACTTACCTGCATTCTGTGTGTTGCTTTCAAAAGGAAAAGGAAATGGGCAGGGTGTTTATTCCAAATTATGGTCGAATGGTTTTCTTGATTCCGTTCATCAAGGTGTTCAGTTTAGTAGTGGTGATAATCCAGTCTTGTATCTCAATAATCCGGAAGGGATGGATAAAGATGAGCGACGCAAAATGCTTGATAATCTTGCTGAGTTAAACCAGGAAACTTATAAAGAATTTGGTGATCCTGAAATACAGGCGAAAGTGCAGCAATACGAAATGGCTTATCGTATGCAAACATCGGTGCCTGATATCACCGACCTGAGTAAAGAACCCGAAGACATTATAAAATTATACGGGCCCGATTGTTTAACTCCCGGCACTTATGCAGCAAACTGTTTGCTTGCAAGAAAACTTTCAGAGAATGGGGTTCGCTTTGTACAATTATATCACCAGGGTTGGGATGGACATAACAATTTGCCAAGTCAGATAAAAGGACAATGTGCTGATGTAGACAAAGCATCAGCAGCACTTATTACCGATCTGAAGCAACGTGGTTTGCTTGATGAAACATTGGTGATATGGGGTGGAGAATTTGGTCGTACCAATTATTGCCAGGGTCCGTTAACAAAAGAAGATTATGGTCGTGATCATCATCCACGTTGCTTTACCATCTGGATGGCAGGTGGTGGTGTGAAGCCGGGTGTGTATGGCGAAACAGATGAGTTTGGTTATAACATTGTAAAAGATCCTGTGCATGTACACGACTTTCATGCAACAGTGCTTCATCTGATGGGTATGAATCATGAGCAACTTACATTTAAACATTTAGGCAGGCGTTATCGCTTAACTGATGTAGCAGGGAATGTGGTGAAAGGATTGATTGCTTAATCATAATAAGAAAACAAGTTTTGAATCGCCGCACATTCATAAAAAAATCGTCACTGGCAACAGCTGCATTGTATGCAACACCGTTGTTGTATGGCTCTGAAAAGAATGAACTTATTCTTGGGCATAACAACAAACGTTACCGCATTAATACACAATGGAGCCAGGTAGATTTTGCAAGAAACCCTGTAAAAGACTGTCATGAAATGGTGCAGGATAAATTGGGTCGCATTATCCTGCTCACCAATGAAACAAAAAACAATGTCATCATTTATGATAAAAGCGGAAGATTGATCTCAACCTGGGGAAATGAATATCCCGGTGCTCATGGTCTTACGTTGTTTAATGAAAATGGAGCTGATGCATTATTCATTTGCGATAACAACCGTCACCAGGTAATTAAAACCACGGTTGATGGTAAAGTATTAATGACATTGGATTATCCAAAGGAGACAGGCGTGTATTCAAAGGCAGATGAATATATTCCAACTGAAACAGCTATTGCAGCTAACGGCGATATTTATGTAGCTGATGGTTATGGAAAAGACTTTATTATTCAATACGATTACAATGGCAATTATATCCGTCATTTCGGTGGGAGAGGAAATGAGGAAAAACATTTATTGAATGCTCATGGCATTTGTGTTGATTACAGGAACAAGAATAATCCATGTCTTATCGTTACTTCACGGCAACAGAATGCATTTAAGCGATATACATTGAATGGGAATTACATTGATACCATTCCATTGCCCGCCGCATGGGTTTGCCGGCCGGTGATTAAAGGCGATTATTTGTATGCTGCTGTTTTGCAAACAGACGCAAGACAGGGCGACAAGTCGGGTTTTGTAACTATACTCGATAAGAATTTTAAAGTGATCTCAAATCTCGGTGGTAGTGAGCCTGTTTATACAAGCAATAAGCCGAATGAACTGTACCAAACGATCAAAGTTTTTCAATACCCACATGATGTTTGTATTGATGATGAAGAAAACCTGTATGTAGCACAATGGAACAGCGGGCAGGTATATCCTTATAAACTACAGCCCTTATGAAAAGAGTAATGTTCATTTCTTTCCTTCTTATTACTCAATTCAGTTTTGCTCAACAGTTATTTCAACTGGCGCCACCGCTGTTGAAATATAAATCTGTCTTTTTTTATGATAAGGCTATACTTGAAATAAAGTTTGAACAGCCTGGTGCGGAAATTCGTTACACCATTAATGGCAATGAACCAACAGCAAACGATCTGCTTTATACAAAGCCCATTGTAATTGCAGGTAAAAGAACGAGTATAAAAGCGAAGGCGATGGGAACTGATTTTCTTCCATCCGAAACAGTAAGTGTAGAGTTTATAAAGACAGGCAAAGCTATTCAGCAAATCAACTTTACTGCACCTCATCCGAAATATACAACTACCAATAAGAATATCCTGAATGATCAAATGGGCGGGAATACAAATTTCAGTTCAGGTGCATGGCTTGGGTTTGATAGCGGAACAGTTGAAATTGATATTGTATTAAAGAAAAAAGAAACGATCAATGCTGTATTGGTCGATCTTTTACAAAACGAGAGCAGTTGGATCTTTTTACCTGAACAGATTCTGTTGTATTATTATGATGAGGCGCAAAAAAGTTATCTGCCGGTAGGCAAAGAAACTTTTTTCAGTAAAGGACCATCGTCAAAACAATGTGATGCCCATGAAATTAATCCAAATCGAAAGGTCAAAACAAATAAGCTGAAGTTGGTATTATATCCATTAAAGAAAATACCTGCCTGGCATCCGGGTAAAGACAATCACGCCTGGTTATTCATTGATGAAATACAAGTATATTAAACATGCTACGTTTTAAAAATAGTTTACTCAACCTTTCTCTTTTACTGAATTGCCTGTTACTGTTCCTGTTATTTTTTGAAAGCAGGATATCAGTTCCGCTATGGTTACAGGTGGTGGGGCGTACGCACCCTCTGGTTTTGCATTTTCCTGTTGTATTAGTGGTTATGTATGCTTTGCTTGTGCTGTTATTTCATGTACAGAAAACAAAGGATAATCATAATCTGTATATCGCTGATCTTATTTTGCATTTCGCTGCTTTCAGTTCTGCTATCACAGCATTGGCAGGATTCTTTTTAGCAAGAGAAGAAGGATATGATGCTGATGCTTTGCAGTGGCACAAATGGAGTGGGGTAGCAATTTCACTTTTTATGTTGTTGTGGTGTTATTTTAAAAAACCATTACAAGCGAGAAAGATTACAGCTTTCGCTACATCCATTGCAGCAATTGTACTGATCGTAATTGCAGGTCATCAAGGAGCAGGAATAACACATGGGCAGAATTTTGTACTTGCACCGATCACACCTGAGAAAAAACAAGTTGTGGTATCTGCAGAAGAAGCAGAACTGTATACACACCTTGTAAGGCCGATCCTTGAAGCCAAATGCATTTCCTGTCATAGCAGTAAAAAAGCAAAAGGTGAACTGGTAATGGAAACGGAAGAACTTTTATTGAAAGGAGGGAAGAATGGTGTGTTGTGGGATAGCACTTCTGCCGATCTGGGTCTGTTATTGCGAAGGATTCATTTGCCGCTTGAAGAAAAAAAACATATGCCGCCGCAAGGCAAACCACAATTAACAGATGATGAAATAGCCATACTAAGACACTGGATAAAAAAAGGATCAGATTTTAAATTACGTGTAGCTGATTTGCCAACAGATGATTCATTATTTATAGTAGCAAACAGTATACTGACAGCTGCAGAAACAGCAGAATATGATTTTGATGAAGCAGATGCTTCTGTTGTTAAAAAACTCAATACGGTTAACCGGGTGGTTACTGCAGAAGCACTTGAATCACCGGCATTGCATGTGAGTTTTTTCAACAGTAAACTTTTTAAAGCAGAACAGCTGGCAGAGTTATCAAAAATAAAAAACCAGATCGTTACACTTGATCTTTCGCAGATGCCGGTGAAAGATGCGGATATGAAGATCATTAGTGGATTTGAAAATCTCAGGAAACTGAATCTTAGTTTTTCTGCTATTACTGGTGCTGGTCTTGCAGAATTAAAACGATTGAAGTTTTTAAGAAGTCTTTCAATATCCGGTACACAGGTGAATGCAGAACAGTTGAAGCAGTTGCAAAGCTTTCGGCAACTTAAAACAGTTTATACATGGAATATGCCTGTGGCTGCAGCTGATATGGAGAAAGTAAAACAACAAATAAAAAATATTCGTTTTGAAACAGGATTTAAAGGCGATACAGTGGTTCTCAAATTATCAGCGCCAATCGTACAGAATGAAGAATCGATCATTACATCACCTGTGCCATTAAAGCTGAAGCATTACATCAATGGAACCACTATCCGTTTTACAACAGACGGGAGCGATCCTGACAGCATTAAATCACCCGTATTTAAACCCGGTGAAATGATCAATGGTAATGTCTTTATAAAAGCAAAGGCCTATAAACCGGGGTGGATCAGCAGTGATATTATGGAAGCAAATTTTTACAGAAGCACGTATAAAGCAGATAGTGTATTGTTTTTGTTGCAACCCGATCCTGCCTATAAAGGAGACGCTAAAATGCTTTTTGATCTGATTAAAGGTGAAACAAATTTTCGTTTAGGAAGCTGGCTCGCATGGAGACAAACAAGAATGGAAGCGCTGTTACTGTTTATCAAACCAACCACAATTAAAAGTATTACACTCAGTACATTGATCGATGTTGGAAGTTATATTATGCCACCATCGAGCATTGAAATTTGGGGTGGAAACGATCCAAAGAAAATGAAACTGCTTGGCACAGTAAAGCCAACGCAACCAACAATGGTTCAACCTTCATCGCTGCGTGGCTTTGAATGTAAATTC
The DNA window shown above is from Lacibacter sp. H375 and carries:
- a CDS encoding chitobiase/beta-hexosaminidase C-terminal domain-containing protein: MKRVMFISFLLITQFSFAQQLFQLAPPLLKYKSVFFYDKAILEIKFEQPGAEIRYTINGNEPTANDLLYTKPIVIAGKRTSIKAKAMGTDFLPSETVSVEFIKTGKAIQQINFTAPHPKYTTTNKNILNDQMGGNTNFSSGAWLGFDSGTVEIDIVLKKKETINAVLVDLLQNESSWIFLPEQILLYYYDEAQKSYLPVGKETFFSKGPSSKQCDAHEINPNRKVKTNKLKLVLYPLKKIPAWHPGKDNHAWLFIDEIQVY
- a CDS encoding PSD1 and planctomycete cytochrome C domain-containing protein, translated to MYKKTICTIVTICTILLLAVSCFRGKGSDGTSIPKTVSYNFHIRPILSDKCFKCHGPDGNKRAAGLRLDIADSAFAPLKETKGAFALIAGDPENSELYKRIISTDPEYMMPEPEAHLGALSEYEIKLFKKWIQQGAKYESHWAFASPTKTSLPEIKSKDRAKNEIDYFILSKLEEQGLKQNEEADKERLLKRIALDITGLPPSIEMMDKFVNDKSEFAYEKMIDALLASPQYGEKMAVQWMDVARYADSYGYQDDNIRTQWPWRDWVIHAFNKNLPYDQFLTWQIAGDMLPEANKEQILATGFFRNHKYTEEGGVIPEEYRIEYLIDKTKTFGKGILGITIECAQCHDHKYDPFSQKDYYSFLAFFNNTKELGFEGDISVSKPAKNPILTISEEERKNILSFINTKDTGNLTVSVMGERDTLRKTFVLNRGVYDQPTEEVKAEAIPAVMKFDTSKFTRNRIGLAQWTVNKNNPLTARVFVNLMWQEFFGRGLVKTSGDFGMQGELPSHPELLDWLAVDFMENGWNIKRLVKQILTSATYRQSAKVSEEQLKKDPENVYLARGPRIRLKAEFVRDLYLASSGLLVKTIGGSSVKPYQPKGLWEAATSGRGVLAVYRQDHGDDLYRRGLYTFIKLTVPPPGMAMFDASNRDQCEVKRLKTNTPLQALVMMNDPAVLEASRVLAQKLMLDKSEVNDKITKAFRLIICRKPSTKELCILENYYKEQLQLFQQKKSDATIILKAGEYPQNEQVDKNKSAALMKAINTIFNMEEAITKT
- a CDS encoding 6-bladed beta-propeller, giving the protein MNRRTFIKKSSLATAALYATPLLYGSEKNELILGHNNKRYRINTQWSQVDFARNPVKDCHEMVQDKLGRIILLTNETKNNVIIYDKSGRLISTWGNEYPGAHGLTLFNENGADALFICDNNRHQVIKTTVDGKVLMTLDYPKETGVYSKADEYIPTETAIAANGDIYVADGYGKDFIIQYDYNGNYIRHFGGRGNEEKHLLNAHGICVDYRNKNNPCLIVTSRQQNAFKRYTLNGNYIDTIPLPAAWVCRPVIKGDYLYAAVLQTDARQGDKSGFVTILDKNFKVISNLGGSEPVYTSNKPNELYQTIKVFQYPHDVCIDDEENLYVAQWNSGQVYPYKLQPL
- a CDS encoding DUF1501 domain-containing protein, giving the protein MMEKQILEHGLHLNRRRFLSRLGMGIGGMALGSLLVPDMLGGDTEEAILAGLPQFAPKAKRIIYLFQNGAPSQLDLFDYKPMLEKMHGQDLPASIRMGQRLTGMTADQAKFPLAGSYFQFNQYGQARAWISELLPHTAKVVDDLCIIRSMHTEAINHDPALTFFQTGAQVGNRPSMGSWLSYGLGSENKNLPAFCVLLSKGKGNGQGVYSKLWSNGFLDSVHQGVQFSSGDNPVLYLNNPEGMDKDERRKMLDNLAELNQETYKEFGDPEIQAKVQQYEMAYRMQTSVPDITDLSKEPEDIIKLYGPDCLTPGTYAANCLLARKLSENGVRFVQLYHQGWDGHNNLPSQIKGQCADVDKASAALITDLKQRGLLDETLVIWGGEFGRTNYCQGPLTKEDYGRDHHPRCFTIWMAGGGVKPGVYGETDEFGYNIVKDPVHVHDFHATVLHLMGMNHEQLTFKHLGRRYRLTDVAGNVVKGLIA
- a CDS encoding FN3 associated domain-containing protein, with the translated sequence MLRFKNSLLNLSLLLNCLLLFLLFFESRISVPLWLQVVGRTHPLVLHFPVVLVVMYALLVLLFHVQKTKDNHNLYIADLILHFAAFSSAITALAGFFLAREEGYDADALQWHKWSGVAISLFMLLWCYFKKPLQARKITAFATSIAAIVLIVIAGHQGAGITHGQNFVLAPITPEKKQVVVSAEEAELYTHLVRPILEAKCISCHSSKKAKGELVMETEELLLKGGKNGVLWDSTSADLGLLLRRIHLPLEEKKHMPPQGKPQLTDDEIAILRHWIKKGSDFKLRVADLPTDDSLFIVANSILTAAETAEYDFDEADASVVKKLNTVNRVVTAEALESPALHVSFFNSKLFKAEQLAELSKIKNQIVTLDLSQMPVKDADMKIISGFENLRKLNLSFSAITGAGLAELKRLKFLRSLSISGTQVNAEQLKQLQSFRQLKTVYTWNMPVAAADMEKVKQQIKNIRFETGFKGDTVVLKLSAPIVQNEESIITSPVPLKLKHYINGTTIRFTTDGSDPDSIKSPVFKPGEMINGNVFIKAKAYKPGWISSDIMEANFYRSTYKADSVLFLLQPDPAYKGDAKMLFDLIKGETNFRLGSWLAWRQTRMEALLLFIKPTTIKSITLSTLIDVGSYIMPPSSIEIWGGNDPKKMKLLGTVKPTQPTMVQPSSLRGFECKFDPSTVKYIKIVGNTVSKLPSWHPGKGDKGWLFVDEVMVN